Sequence from the Bombus pyrosoma isolate SC7728 linkage group LG3, ASM1482585v1, whole genome shotgun sequence genome:
TAGATGTATGGATGCTGTCTGGATGAGTTTTCAGCCTTTTTCAAACGCAAAATGTCCCAGATGTGGTGCACTATAAGGTCTATTGCCACTGTAAACATACAATAACCAAACCATGTACGTTTTTATATGACCTCCACTTTGCACTAACTTAAAAGATAGTTTGTCTAGCAGCCTTTACATACCAGGCAGCACCCATAAATGaatgtatatgcatatatatatatatatatatatgtatacatatatgcatgtgtgtgtgtatatatacatacatacatatatgaagaggaaaattttcagcTGCCTTATCAATCAAAATTTGCATTTGGAGTGTACACTTTAGCATTACcattagaataaatataattatcatgaTCATAAAGTTGTaattgattttcatatttaattaaatttgatgaaaCTGAATTTTggttatgatataatgtaaattaatttcatgaacaagttaataataacTATTACATGTTTAATACCAAACACAGTAAGgagttaaaatataaataatttactttcctAAATTAAATTGTTGCACATGATccttattacattataacaatATCATGATTTACCTGTATTGTCTGCACCTCTTGGTATAATAACATCAGCAAATTTTTTAGTGGGAAGACAAAACTCTTCAAATGCAGGTTTCACAAAATTCATGTATTGATTCAATACATAATCTAAAtcccttcctctttcttttatgTCTCTTGGTactgtaaaaattgaaagtattcattcataatatttacatatgcaACTCTAAAAGAGGAAGCATGACAAAtgctttatattattaccTCTTCTAGCTAATCTAGTATCTGAATCAGTATCCACAAATAGTTTCATATGAAATAAGTCTCGTATTTTAGGGAAATAAAACACTAAAATGCCTTCAAACAGAACTACATCAGCAGGATAAATTGTTGTAATTTGATCTTTCACTCTAAAATCCCACagaaaacgattaattttatttttattagtaatttatgtcactaaaattgttttaaatgatACGTACAAACTGTTTGTTCTATAATCATAGGCTGgtatttcacattttactCCAGCTAGTATGTCTTGTAATGTTTGAAGTATCAAATCATTATCAAATGCGTCAGGGTGATCGAAATTATATTGACCTTTTTCTGCTTTAAGTTTTTCGGCTGACGATAAATCTCGATAAAAACTATCTTGTGAAATACAAACTACTTGTCGTTGCATGTGATCCATGTCTACTTGCCCTAGTTTTTCCATTATACGCTTGCACACGGTTGACTGAAAGGacgaaaaaaaattgttttcattaGCTCTTCGATCGGACAATTAATcgaagattttataattttcaagtacACGTTTTTTTTAGAGGTTAAGTTAGACCGAAAATATATCTtgcacaaattatttaaatataacttaGATATTTCGGAAACACAAAATGATACATTACTTACTTTTCCACTGGCAGTGCCGCCTGAAACTCCAATTAGAAAAGGTGTTTTGCTTTCTATACCATTTAATTTTCCGTTAATACCAAAAGACATCTTTCGCGAGGTAACAATATTCATCGACATATCTGCCATTGTTAAAGATTTACTTAGATATTccgaaacgaaatataaagatCTTGAAAATGACATTCAAAAAATGGTTTTACCTATAACACGAATGATTCCAGCAGATGTTAATGGAAGATGCAGATGTAACATATAGCTTGGTGTAAATCATTAGATCCGACAAGCGCGCGCATCGGCAagcgatatttaaatactatcagagagaaattttctctctgatgctatatacatatttgcatgacgtggaaagattaaaaataaccGAACTAAGTTTTTTACAATTTAGGTTAcctattacaatttaaatttggtATTTGACTCAATTATTTTAgtatatacattaatattggatttctattctttacaatatttttcattctttaaatataatttgaaggACTACAATTGATttcactaaaaatattttattaaatttgttttcatagCCTTAATTAtgtgtttcaattatttttttcattgataaagcaaataaataatgtagtaagtcttcatttcttcttcttcttgttaataaatcatagtttgtattgttattataatttcatataaagaATCACACTTCAATAAAAGAGACGACAGTACTTGttacgttttttaaattagttataatataatgtagaaTAATCTAGAATGTTAGAGATAACATACAACTTTatcttaacaaattttatcgtaGTATTGTAGTATCGTTTTATCAAGTAGTATcgtatattattaagaaacgTTTGATCGTAAAGTTCTCGAATcaaaaacaacaaattttccGATTGTCGAAATGGAGAGTTACGAAATTTTGAAGATAAGAAAAAGGCATCGATGGTGTCGTCATGTCGTGACTAATACGATACATGTCGTATTTGCACAACTGAATGTAGATATTGGGAACCTGAGAATTTCAATACGCTAACTAgtgatagaaaattaatctaCTGAGAGTAAGTCAAATATCCACATGGTCACAAATGCTTAAATTTGACATGTACATGCATTTGTGAAAAACGAATGTTTTTGAACTtgttttaatgcttttaaattattcaatataataaaaaatcatataattatttaagcagttatacaaatttacgtaatagaattttctcttgggaaagataaaagtaaaatatattgctatatgcaaagaaaaaatttgtttatagcGGGAGAGGCAGTATACATGACCTCGTGACTTATACCCATACTACTGTAGACTGTAGACGTACAGACTGTAGATAAACGGAGGTGGGGGACAGATAATGGAACAGAATTCATCAATGAATGAAATTCATGTTAAACAGGGGGGAGTTTATTGATATAAACTCTGTACAAAGTAGATATGGTagataattatgtaataaatgattttgtaCTTctgctttatttattaaaaaaataaagtaatgtGGGATAAACTTATCAAACGTTATGTTTGTGTAGCAAGTTATGAGGTAACTTTCTATACTTAATGCAACTATTTGAAGTTATagtgaattttctatttgtctAGTATTCAATTATggaacaaattaataatattcttcgtgatgataatttatataaggtataatataaattgttatttgattgataaaatattcaaaaattaagTGAGAACAAAGGAGTAAACTGTGTATATATGCATGTTTATtaggattatttattttaaaaatatctatttacaGGCTGCTATACAAGCATTACATGGTTTACAAAGcaatagtaattatttaaaattagtaaCAAAAGATAATTCACAAGCAAGTGCTGTTCGTAAATTGCgtgatacaaaaaaatatttaatccgGTAATGATCTTCTTTTTATGttgcattaaataaaaaatatgtaccaTAAACATCAAAACAATTTGGTAACGTAACTTTTACAGGTCTGGTATTacacttgaaaaattagataCTTTGTCAGTTATACATATAGCAGGTACAAAAGGAAAGGGTTCCACTTGCGCATATACAGAAGCTATTTTACGTGAACATGGTTTTAAAACAGGATTCTTTAGTTCTCCACATTTAGTTAATGCAAGAGAACGTATAAGAATAAGTGGGCAACCAATAAGCAAAATACAGTTTACTCAGAacttttggaaaatatataagaaattggAAGATACAAAAGAACATGAATCTGATATGcctacatattttaaatttttgacaATTCtcatgtttaatatatttttagatgaaCATGTTGATGTTGCTATAATTGAAACTGGAATTGGAGGTTTATatgattgtacaaatattgtaAGAAATCCTGTATGTGTAGGTATAACTAGTTTAGGATTAGATCATACTTCTTTACTGGGAAATACTGTTGAAGACATAGCTTATCAAAAatctggaatttttaaatcaggAACTGTTGCTTTTTCTGTTCCACAATTATCTCAAGCAATGCGTATATTGGAAGAAcgagcaattgaaagaaattgcaagTTACGTGTTATTCCATCTTTTGATGAATATAAGTGGGAAAATCTTTCAcctattttacaaataaaaaataaagttcagCAACAAAATGCATCTATAGCTATTCAGATGGCTACTGAATGGCTACTGACTAGAAATAAAGTTGCATCTGTATCTATGGACAAGATCGCAATAGCATTGACCTCTTGTAAATGGCCAGGTCGAATGCAAATTTTAAGAAGTAGCATTggtgatttttttttagatgGGGCACATACCATTGAAAGTATTGAGTGCTGTATTTCATGGTTCAATGATATAAGTAGTGGAAGTAAAGGAAAAAAggttctaatttttaatacatctgGTACTCGAGATCCAATACAACTATTAATACCATTAAgatctttacatttttataaggCATATTTTGTACCAAATCTTGTAGGAATTAAAAGTTTAGACAATGAAATGAATAGCTCATCGACAGATGagcaaagaataaaatgtgaaataaattctaaaatatggGGAATGAATTCAGTAGTTGCAAATAATGTTCTTGAAGTtttagaagatataaaaaagaacttGGAACAAAAAGATAATTGTGAAAGGTATCAAATACTTGTTACAGGATCCTTACATTTAATAGGTGCAGTTCTTGCTATTTTAGATCCGAATTTGACAATGAatacagaattttaatatgtattttaaaaatttgggattatatatggtatatttacgaaatatataataatgtttttaaaaaagaaaaaatttaaaaaacattctttttatataaacaatagaattatgtatttaataactATATTAACAACTTTATCAATCCATAATAACACAGTAATGAGATATTGCATTGTTATTCTGATGATAATCGTAAAATACTTATTGATACTTTTTCTTAACAATTCTTTTGTACTtcagtataaatatatttttcataaaactataagtaattgtaaaattatttgtacatataacaAGTTAGTGTTACATATGTTTATGGAGTGAACGACACAGAAAATACATGATGTTAAAATAAGAACTAGAGAAAatgcttaaaatattttggtaTGATAATCTAATTCTGATTCTGCTTCCGTGTCAGACAAACTTAAGGAAACGCCAGTTCTTCGTCGCAGACGATTTTCATCAGGACTctgaaacatataaaaacaaGTTTTAGATGAgatgaaatgttttatttgattaagGAGCACCTATCTGACTTCTGCTAATATTTAGTACTTGGTATTATCTAAATCGTTGTTGACTAAatgataagataaaattttagaagagCTATTGCTTGAAAAGGTTAGAGATCGATACCTGATCTAGAATACCAGCAGTGGGTTCAGAGGCATATCCTACTTCTTGTGCATCTTCTTCTAGATCTGCCTCGTATTCCTCTAATTCATCGGTATCAGaatcaatttcaaaatctacatatatacttCCTCTGGAGACTTTACACACCATTTGAGCTAAGTCTGTGAAGGTATAAGAAGATACTGTTTGCTGGTTTGCCGCCTGGTGTTTTGCTCGTAATGCACGGGCATTTTCTCTATCTGCATTAAAACGTGGTAAAATCCCAGCTTTCGATTGTACTTCAAAATAAGTTTTTCCTGTAAAAAGTATACTTCATATAATCTATTTATCtgtaatatttctatagaatgtaatatttacCGTGTTGATATCCGACATCTTTAATCTCATCAAAATTAGCGAATTGaagagttttatatttatctattggTGGCCTAATATATTCGCAATAATCTGAGTTTTTAACTTCCTCCAATTGCCGTACACAACTCACGTATGCTAATCTCGATTGTATGTCAGGTAAATTCGGAACTTTGACGGGCGTTGCGAAAGGATTCCATCGTTTCCACAATAACCACCAACCGGATAAAGAATCTccataatttgttaaatccGTATCATCTTGTGATCCAACGTCAATGGCCAAAATATGATGTGCTCCTTGCCTCAACATTTCGTCAGCTTGAACAAAGAGATTATAAAGCCATATGCTGGAAATTGATTATGACGTATAAGTTATTACAGCTATGATATGACAAACAATACAGGTTTAAGATACCTGGCACGTTATTAACATAACACCCATCGACCAAAAGATGCCCGTCAAGAGGGTCGCAAATAGGAGGAAAGACCCCCGCAATGGTCATACTGGCTCGAATGTATCTCCATAGCAAACCTGAGTTGACTTAGCTATTCAGGATTTGACAAATGCATCTTTTATCAACGGGAGTGAGctttatatcattttcaagATTATATCATGGTTTGAGTTACAATAAACCGTGTTCTGAGCTTATATCAATGAAAAAGactaatataatttcatctaTCCATTAATACAAAGTTGCTTTTAATGTCCaggtaattttataaaattaaagaagaaacttaTAAACGTTTTCATCTAAGAGCGTTTGTGCGTTCAacttaaagtattttatagtatatatatcaataaattttatagagaCACATAACGCAATTTTTTTGTATCATATAATAACAAAGTTAGACGCACTTTTTTAATGTAACGCTCAAATTACCTGGAAGGTTATTGACGTACCCGCCGTCGAGCAGGAGATGGCCGTCAACTGGGTCACACATGGGTGGCATATAACCAGACAAAGACATCGAAGCCCGAATGTACCGCCACAGCGATCCTAAACACGACGAATTAAGTTCTTAAATGTatgttcgtatttttctttgaacTTTCTATATTCTTCTATAAAATACATGATTACTCCTAACGCAAGAATCGATAGCTTCAAAGCTGTTTGTTACCAGAATTCATAAAAAACATCTCAAACGAGAAATAAAGTTCGACATTTGTCAATAAACGATACATAACGGAGAGTACGTCATTACAGTGATTATCTAGAGAGCTCACTCCCGCTGTTCAAGCTTATTTCTACGCAATGCTCTACTGTAAtgcttatttaaatttaaaaaaaataagtccttgagatagaaatatatttacaagttCTCTATAAATTTCACCAAAACAGCGAGAGAGTTTCCAGTTAGTTAAATCCAAaccatttaaatttataccttaaatatatatcaaagAAAACTGGAAACTGTCagtgttttaataaatgttatactACTTTCGTTTGTGTACAGACCGTGTGTATGGGTGCGCATACAAGAATCAGTGATGTCTGTggttattgtaaaatatggtAACCATAAATCTTCTATGTAAGTATCACCAAATGTTGTTTGAATTGTGCTATTGAAATCTTTTCCAGAAAACATGGATGTTACTGGATATGTTAAATCCATTATTTGTCTCCACCATTGTGTcattttctatcaaaaaaaGCATATGttcatataaacaaaaaataataaattttatgatatgATATGATATGATTAATCTTATGATATTTACTTTAGACCATTCACGAGCTTTCTGGGTCGttgttgttatatttttttccatacACCATAAAGCACCCATAAACGCTCCAATACTAACTCCACCAACCATGTCTATAGGTATACCGGCTTCGATAACTGCTTTAAGCATCCCTACATGGGCTGCACCTCTAGCACCTCCACCTCCAAGTACAAGCCCAACGGAAGTTCCAGTTAACCAGCGAGCAAGCCTACTGAAATCACTATGTATGTTTGGCTCGGACATCAGAACTTTGGAATACAGCTCATtctgaaaattgaattattaacatGCTTTATACATAATGAGACACTCGGTACTTCTTTATAGCTTACAATTCTATACTGAGATCTTCTTGTAAACATCCGTTTAGGACATTGAATGTGATGATGACTAGAAACCCAAGATCTCATATTCAACCACTGCACTGTATTGGTAGGTCGTTGTCCACTTTGTTCTTTATGCAAAAGTACTAATTCTTTTTGCGTTCTCATTACTAAACGTTCGACTTCACGTTCAGTTCTGCCTATGGATGGAGGTTTATCTCCTAAACCTACAATAAGAATACAGTCGGCTTGTCGAACACATCGTTGGGTCCACAACGTGTACGTTGGATCGCATTGGTATAATGAAATTCGGTGTTGATCCTCTTGCTGCGCAAGCCATGATGTTAGACGGTATTCATTTGCAGGTTCCATTATGGTGCTACCTAACgtctattaattaaacaaagatacaggcattttgtataattttattacttgtaTTGGAATTAAagtgatttcttttttatattaactgCTTACTTTTCGAACCACATCAGAAGTAAGGCGTAAACATGGCCCAATTGCACATAACGAGTGATAAAGTTCATACGTAAATGCTGTTAATGGGACATCGTCGGATACCGGGACTATTGCAACAGTTGAGAAATTTACTTGAGCTGGTCTTGCATCAACTGTTGCAGCGGCCcgtctataaatatattcgtatgtataaaggaaattcaaattactacaaaaaagaaattgtataaatagtaaacaaaatattgtagATGTTTACTGTGTATCACTACTGCCATTCTTTGTGTGCGCTTGTTGCCAGGTGCCAAGTATACGATGTCCAAGTAAATTTATAAGTCTTGTAACTACTATTGGATAACGAagttttataacattaaatagCCCCTCCGGAAGTTTCGCTAATTCAGAATCTCGTACTGCCATTACTGTTGTTGATCGTGGTGTTTGTGTAACCATTTCTACAATACCAACAAGATCGCCTTTTCCATATTCTGCAACGAGTTCTTTTTTCCCATTCATATATGTGATTACCGACCGAAGTCGACCACTTAACACAATAAATGTTGAATCTGATTCATCTCCTTGTCGATACACTGCTCTTCCACTTTCAAGAAATAGCCAATCAAGTGCAAAATCAACCTTTTGAAGAAGATAGGATAAATTATCGGTATTAAGTAACAAGTGAAATAAATGGTACAATAGTTTTACCTGTCTTACGAAGGGACTAAGTCTTCGAACAACTGAATGAGCAACATGTAACACAACAGTTGGTTGTTCTCGCATAATAGCGAAAAATGTTGGTTTACTAAGAAGTGCTATGCGACTAGAATGCTTTGCTCTAATGGTATAAAAAGAAGGTTCTCCAGTCAATACAGCTAGACCACCAACAATCTCGCCTTGATGAGCGCTAAACATATGAACTTCTTGACCTACATCTCTACCTTCTGAAACGCGTTGACTGATTATTAACGAACCAGATACAACATAAACAAGCGCAACATCCTAGGgaaaaggaatataaaattgtatgaaaatacaGACGTTTATGAATAATGTATAGcaatatttaagaaatgttaaCCTTATGAGATTCTTCCTTCATTAAGTATGTTCCAGCTGGTACTTCTCTAATTTGAACTTTGCCATCTTTGAGTATTGAATCATCTTCTAAGCCAAGTTCCCGAACAAATGCTTCTGTAGCCATTTGCACGAGCTGTGCTTCATCGAGTTGTTGTTGTACTGGTTCAGTAGTAGTAGACCTCTTTTTGTTTGGATGTGAATTTCCCGTGTATATTACATCTGGCTGTGATACTTGTTGTGATGTTATAGGAGAAGAATTTGGCCAATGAGAATCACATTCTGGTACCATATCTGCTGTATTCTGACCTGATTGTGGacttaaattttgatttttccaATCAAGATTAGTTTTTGGCCTATTATGGaacgaatattaataacaatgcattttttattttctacaattttttcgtTAAACTTACCGTCGACTTATAACTATAGGTACACTTTGATGACTACTTGTAGAAATGTCGCGATGAAACACTtcatttctatcattttctgATGAGACAGTTGCAGTTGCATTGGATtgattttccatattttgggtaaaaaatgtttctttagtTCTTGATCTAACTGGAGATCCTGAAAATGggctttgtttctttttgtgTGGTCCTTGATTAACTAATTCTGCAGATAATCCAAGATATTGATGTAAAGCAGTGAAAGTGACTCTTTGAAGACGGACCATAATGACCTGGATAACTCGAACAAATGCATCAGGATGATCTTGAAAAACCTACaaggtttaaaaataataatttttagtttattttagtCTGTAATGCGTAACTTGAATTATACCTCTTGAAATGCACTCATTGGTAACTTGACTACAATAGAATCCTCCACAGTTCTGGCTGATACTGTTTTATAGGTACTTGTATGCCCAGTAAGTACATCTGTGAAGCTAAGAAGACTAGTTACTGATTCTCCAGTTTTTACTAGCTTTAGTGATATTTGAGAACTATCAGATCCTGTGATATAAACATTAACTAAGCCTTGCtgtacgataaataaattttcatcgggatctccaattttaaataaagtgcTCCCAGCCGgtaaattcataatttctgtATGCTTgcataatttaagaaatactGGCTTTTCAAAATGACCAAATACTCTGATACtttgtaacatatataaaGCATCAGGTGGTACTTTCTCTCCAGGACCTAAATCTTCTTCTAAATATTCAGCAGGTGGTTCTAAAacctatgaaaatatttaaaaaaaaaatatgataataaatacataagaaaataggaattaaaataa
This genomic interval carries:
- the LOC122565597 gene encoding uridine-cytidine kinase isoform X1 translates to MSFSRSLYFVSEYLSKSLTMADMSMNIVTSRKMSFGINGKLNGIESKTPFLIGVSGGTASGKSTVCKRIMEKLGQVDMDHMQRQVVCISQDSFYRDLSSAEKLKAEKGQYNFDHPDAFDNDLILQTLQDILAGVKCEIPAYDYRTNSLVKDQITTIYPADVVLFEGILVFYFPKIRDLFHMKLFVDTDSDTRLARRVPRDIKERGRDLDYVLNQYMNFVKPAFEEFCLPTKKFADVIIPRGADNTVAIDLIVHHIWDILRLKKAENSSRQHPYIYQHRRTSTSSDTFSR
- the LOC122565595 gene encoding folylpolyglutamate synthase, mitochondrial-like isoform X1 encodes the protein MWDKLIKRYVCVASYEYSIMEQINNILRDDNLYKAAIQALHGLQSNSNYLKLVTKDNSQASAVRKLRDTKKYLIRSGITLEKLDTLSVIHIAGTKGKGSTCAYTEAILREHGFKTGFFSSPHLVNARERIRISGQPISKIQFTQNFWKIYKKLEDTKEHESDMPTYFKFLTILMFNIFLDEHVDVAIIETGIGGLYDCTNIVRNPVCVGITSLGLDHTSLLGNTVEDIAYQKSGIFKSGTVAFSVPQLSQAMRILEERAIERNCKLRVIPSFDEYKWENLSPILQIKNKVQQQNASIAIQMATEWLLTRNKVASVSMDKIAIALTSCKWPGRMQILRSSIGDFFLDGAHTIESIECCISWFNDISSGSKGKKVLIFNTSGTRDPIQLLIPLRSLHFYKAYFVPNLVGIKSLDNEMNSSSTDEQRIKCEINSKIWGMNSVVANNVLEVLEDIKKNLEQKDNCERYQILVTGSLHLIGAVLAILDPNLTMNTEF
- the LOC122565597 gene encoding uridine-cytidine kinase isoform X2 — encoded protein: MLHLHLPLTSAGIIRVIDMSMNIVTSRKMSFGINGKLNGIESKTPFLIGVSGGTASGKSTVCKRIMEKLGQVDMDHMQRQVVCISQDSFYRDLSSAEKLKAEKGQYNFDHPDAFDNDLILQTLQDILAGVKCEIPAYDYRTNSLVKDQITTIYPADVVLFEGILVFYFPKIRDLFHMKLFVDTDSDTRLARRVPRDIKERGRDLDYVLNQYMNFVKPAFEEFCLPTKKFADVIIPRGADNTVAIDLIVHHIWDILRLKKAENSSRQHPYIYQHRRTSTSSDTFSR
- the LOC122565597 gene encoding uridine-cytidine kinase isoform X3; amino-acid sequence: MSFSRSLYFVSEYLSKSLTMADMSMNIVTSRKMSFGINGKLNGIESKTPFLIGVSGGTASGKSTVCKRIMEKLGQVDMDHMQRQVVCISQDSFYRDLSSAEKLKAEKGQYNFDHPDAFDNDLILQTLQDILAGVKCEIPAYDYRTNSLVKDQITTIYPADVVLFEGILVFYFPKIRDLFHMKLFVDTDSDTRLARRVPRDIKERGRDLDYVLNQYMNFVKPAFEEFCLPTKKFADVIIPRGADNTVAIDLIVQHIRDFLSNRGRDTVQPENSINRTDKLSKRPH
- the LOC122565595 gene encoding folylpolyglutamate synthase, mitochondrial-like isoform X2; this encodes MWDKLIKRYVCVASYEAAIQALHGLQSNSNYLKLVTKDNSQASAVRKLRDTKKYLIRSGITLEKLDTLSVIHIAGTKGKGSTCAYTEAILREHGFKTGFFSSPHLVNARERIRISGQPISKIQFTQNFWKIYKKLEDTKEHESDMPTYFKFLTILMFNIFLDEHVDVAIIETGIGGLYDCTNIVRNPVCVGITSLGLDHTSLLGNTVEDIAYQKSGIFKSGTVAFSVPQLSQAMRILEERAIERNCKLRVIPSFDEYKWENLSPILQIKNKVQQQNASIAIQMATEWLLTRNKVASVSMDKIAIALTSCKWPGRMQILRSSIGDFFLDGAHTIESIECCISWFNDISSGSKGKKVLIFNTSGTRDPIQLLIPLRSLHFYKAYFVPNLVGIKSLDNEMNSSSTDEQRIKCEINSKIWGMNSVVANNVLEVLEDIKKNLEQKDNCERYQILVTGSLHLIGAVLAILDPNLTMNTEF